A genome region from Meriones unguiculatus strain TT.TT164.6M chromosome 2, Bangor_MerUng_6.1, whole genome shotgun sequence includes the following:
- the Cd14 gene encoding monocyte differentiation antigen CD14 encodes MERVPGLLLLLLPLVRASSATTPDPCELDEGSVHCACNFSEPQPDWSSAFICTGATDVEFSGGGRSLEHFLKRVDTEANIGPYTDLVRSLSWKRLTLRAARVPAPLLFGVLRVLGYSGLQELTLENLEVTGTAQPPLLEALGPNLNTLRLRNVSWATRDAWLAELQQWLKPGLKILHIVQAHSLNLSCERVRVFPALATLDLSDNPELGERGLISALCPNKFPALQVLALRNAGMETLSGVCSALSAAKVQPQELDLSHNSLRDTTGAPRCDWPSSLNSLNLSFTELEQVPKGLPASLRVLDLSYNRLNRKPRPDELPKVGNLLLKGNPFLDPESYSETQNSGASNSFKSAPMHSTLAVGLSGGLTVLRGARLFA; translated from the exons ATG GAGCGTGTGCCGGgcttgctgctgttgctgctgccccTGGTGCGTGCCTCTTCCGCCACCACGCCAGATCCCTGTGAGCTGGATGAGGGCAGTGTCCACTGCGCCTGCAACTTCTCAGAACCGCAGCCGGATTGGTCCAGCGCTTTCATCTGTACCGGGGCGACGGACGTGGAGTTCTCCGGCGGCGGACGCAGCCTGGAACACTTTTTAAAGCGTGTTGACACGGAAGCAAATATAGGGCCATACACTGATCTTGTCAGGTCCCTGTCCTGGAAGCGGCTTACCTTGAGGGCCGCGCGGGTTCCTGCTCCGCTTCTATTCGGAGTCCTGCGTGTACTCGGGTATTCAGGCCTCCAGGAACTAACTCTTGAAAACCTCGAGGTAACCGGCACAGCGCAGCCGCCGCTTCTGGAAGCCTTGGGACCCAATCTCAACACCTTGCGCCTCCGCAACGTGTCGTGGGCGACAAGGGATGCTTGGCTTGCAGAACTGCAACAGTGGCTAAAGCCTGGACTCAAAATACTGCATATTGTCCAGGCACACTCGCTCAACCTTTCCTGCGAGCGGGTCCGTGTCTTCCCTGCCCTTGCCACCTTAGACCTGTCTGACAACCCCGAATTGGGCGAGAGAGGACTGATCTCCGCTCTCTGTCCCAACAAGTTTCCGGCACTCCAAGTTTTAGCACTGCGCAACGCCGGGATGGAGACGCTCAGCGGCGTGTGCTCTGCACTGAGCGCAGCGAAGGTACAGCCGCAGGAACTGGACCTTAGTCACAATTCACTGAGGGATACTACAGGCGCTCCGAGGTGTGACTGGCCCAGCTCGCTAAACTCTCTCAATCTGTCTTTCACTGAGCTGGAGCAGGTACCCAAAGGGCTACCAGCCAGCCTCAGAGTGCTGGATCTGAGTTACAACAGACTGAATAGGAAACCTAGGCCAGACGAGCTGCCCAAGGTGGGTAACCTGTTGCTTAAAGGAAATCCATTTTTGGACCCTGAATCCTACTCGGAGACGCAAAACTCTGGTGCAAGCAATTCTTTCAAATCAGCCCCTATGCATTCAACCCTGGCAGTGGGCCTGTCGGGAGGGCTGACTGTGCTCAGAGGGGCTAGGCTCTTTGCCTAA